In the genome of Aedes aegypti strain LVP_AGWG chromosome 2, AaegL5.0 Primary Assembly, whole genome shotgun sequence, the window TGAAAGTGCAATTTTCACCCTCGATTGAGCGCAGAACGGAGAGAGTGCGTAGCGTTTCAGTTCGGCTTCGCAAGTGGTAATTGTGATCTAATTCGGGTGGCGATTGAAAGCGAGACATCGGAAAATGGGGGAGCATCTCGAGAGATTGATTCATTTCACAGAGATTGTTTAATTAAGATAGAGATGCTTGACAATAGACGTGAAAATGTGGGGGTAGGTACTTGATATTGATTGATTCGTTAGCTCCCGGGGATTGACATACATTTTTGAACATTGgattgcttcacaattccgcaAATCGCTGAATTTGATAGTTCATTTGTTCAATCTAGAGGAAACATAAAGACATTTATCGATTCACGAAACAACTGTCAACTGTTAAGCATACCTCTTCCACAACACTGTCATACTTCCTCAACAGTGGCTTATTCTCAATTATCCTGCACCCCTTCCTCAATTCCGCATTCTCCTCCCTAAGCTGTTTCTTTCGTTCCAACAACCCGCACAAGTACTCTCGGTGCTCTTGAATCGCCACCTTAAGCTCATTCAAATCATCCACCTTGGTTAGGATCTTGTTCTGAAACGCGAACCACTTTTCGCGCACGTGAGCCGCCTTGGAGATGTCACTTTCGTACTGTTGCCGAGCCTTGGCCATCTGCTTGCTGGTTTCGTCGATCTTCTCCGTCGTTCGACTGACCTCCACCTGCAGATCGTGTAACTCTTCCAGCCGGATGTTTTTGATCTGGAGATCCAGGAGCGCGTCCCGGACGTTGAGGTGATCCAGCCGTTGAAAGTTCGAGAGCAATTTGCGACGGTTTTTCGATAGAATTGATCGAGTGGTTGTCATTTGGTTCAGGAGGGATTCGATTACTAGGGTGGGTTTGGGTTTCCTATTCTTATCCACGGTCATGGTGCCTAATTTGAGTAGTTTGTCGTGAGCTGCTTCCAAACTTGTGTTGTATTTtgatagcaaattttcatgttgGTCTTCTAAATACTTCAACGTTACGGGAGAACAATGGCTTGAAGATCTGGACTGAAAAATGATTACAATTGTTTTTAACATCGTTGGGATTAGTGCACTTTATAATCTACACAAAAACCATAATTATCTTTACGTAAATCGTATTTGTATTCATTCTATGTTTC includes:
- the LOC110676763 gene encoding uncharacterized protein LOC110676763; amino-acid sequence: MSIFESSSEVQDSSSFDIVKELFAESEAEVASHASTAKSSPTVLQLEEQESVETEDDKISETSSIFRQRLRRLSSVKRDSLILESFRKRSGIPEHESVETILESRSSSHCSPVTLKYLEDQHENLLSKYNTSLEAAHDKLLKLGTMTVDKNRKPKPTLVIESLLNQMTTTRSILSKNRRKLLSNFQRLDHLNVRDALLDLQIKNIRLEELHDLQVEVSRTTEKIDETSKQMAKARQQYESDISKAAHVREKWFAFQNKILTKVDDLNELKVAIQEHREYLCGLLERKKQLREENAELRKGCRIIENKPLLRKYDSVVEEVCLTVDSCFVNR